In Desulfatiglans anilini DSM 4660, the sequence GGCGCGACTCCGTGACAGGTTCCTGTTCCTTGAACGAGGTGATGGTCACCCGGCCTTCAAGGAGTTGAGGGTCGGAAAAATAACCCTTGGGCACGCTTTCTTTCAGATATTTGACCGTCTTCAGCATCTCGGGCTTAAGCCTGGTTCCCCATGGAATATCACCCAAGGCTGCCACAACCGGAACCGCCTCGGTCGGTTGGACCACAGTTACCTGTGTTGATGCACCCTGAACGCGCAGCCAGCGATACAGGTAGAGACTCACCACTCCTGCAATGATCAGCGCCAGCAAAAAAGGAATGACCGCTTTCCACCTTCCCATCTCGGACCTCTCAAAAACCTGTCGAAAAAAAGTGCGGGGAAGTCAGCAGCCCGTTCGGGCTGCCAAAAAAACGGAGGAGGGTGATCACCATGAGATCAGACGGTAGCCCGTGACTTCGGACAGCATAAAAATAAAAGTCCCCGCTGCAATCGCAATCCCGTAAAACAGCTTGGGTTTCGGTGCGTTGCTTGGGGATTGAGCGGAGCTGAACTGCCGGGTGTAAAAAAAAGTTTTGAGTGTCGTCGCATAGCTTGGAAGGGCTTTTCGGGCATAATCTCGTTTGACGGCCAGGAGAATAACGGCGTAAATCCCACCGCAAACAGCTGTAAACAGAGTTACCAGGACGACGCTCTTTGCGCCGAGTACCGCTCCGATCGCACCCAGAAGTTTGGTGTCACCCGCCCCCATGACACCCATTAGGTAGGGCAAGAGAAACAGACCAATTCCGGCACCCAATCCACCGACGCTGAAAAGCAGTCCATCTAACCCATTAATTATAAAGTGAAAAGACAACCCCGCAACCATGGTTCCAAATGTAATGAGATTGGGCACTTTATGAATTCGGTAATCATAGATGGCAGCAATTAGCAAAATTACAGTCATACACAAGTGAATTATTATGGGAGAATTTGCTAAGTGGTCCATAAGATACTTCGAAAGAATGGATAGATATGCCTATATCTGTAATAAAAGGATAAGGTGTAAAATGCGATCACTAAATCACCAGACCCTCGATATGGTCAAAGGTCTGGTGACTTTCAGATTTTAAATGTCCTAACCTGCGGTGTCAAGTGCAGTGGAAACATCGCCGAATATGCCAGTTAAACTGTCACCTAGTGCTCCTAAAGCAACAATTATACCAACCGCTACCAATGCCGCGATCAAGCCGTACTCGATAGCCGTCACACCCTCTTCATCCTTCAAGAAACTCCATAATCTCGACATGTGCAGTCCTCCTCTCCCCTTGGAAGTCATGTGGTGCTCCAAAAATTAAACCCGAACCGAAAAAGCCTTCCTCCTTGGACCAACCGAGTTTCCGTGTCACTGTTTTTTAGGTTTATCCACCCCCTTCCAATAAATAAGTGGCCAAAACTTTCGCGCAGAGTCCGCCTCCTTGGCAGGTGTTCATCAAAGCGCTGCAGGATCGATTCGTTATGCCAGGCATGCCTTTAGCCACTCCTGTAGGGTGTGTCTCGAGCAAGGATACGAGCCAGCGCTTCAAAAAACCGAGGAGCACCCTGAGAAAGCAACTTGAGCTCATTCTCAGTGGAGGCTGAATGTTCCCGCGAATAGGGGAGGGAAAAGTAGAGGAGGAATCAGGTAAGCAATCACTCCTTTGCTCGGATGGCATGGGATACCATCGAAGACCAGCACAGCCCGGAGTTCAGGCCATACAAAGAAGCAACTCCATCACCTGTCTCGACACTCACTAAAGGCAACCCGGCTGTCTCGGAGAGACCCTAGGCTTTCCGTCCCCACCTCGCGATGGCTTAGGCTTTTTCTATAGCTGAGTCGACTTTTCTAGATAAGATGTTATGCAGAGTATAAAAGGACAGCCCTTATTGTCAAGTAAAAAAATGGTTTAGGGGGGAATCCTGCAGGAAATGTGAGAAAAATTCCTGCAAAGGGAACAGCTGGAGGCGTGGATGGCCCGACTTTCTGATTTGCGGTCAGCCCGATTTTGTCTGTCCAAAACAAGCGCTCGCTTGGAGGCGGCCTGAAGGCGGCGCGTAGCGAGAGGTGGACATTGACGCCGAGAATGGCAAAAAGAGGATTGCCGGCCCGATTTGAGGGCGGTGATGCCTTGTGTATAGTCCTTGCGTGGATTTTCGGGGTATGATAATTATAATAAATTTATTTTGCAGACAAAGCGAGGGGTGCACGTGGCTTTCAGGAAGGACGAGTTCCGTTCGAGATACGATTCCCATCGCGTTCTCTTGCGGGGCATGGAGGCGTAAGGGGTTGGCCAAAGGGTCGAACGGGAGTTCTGCTCCGCCTGAGGTGCGGAAGAAGATCGTCTTTCCCGAACAGGAATTCTTCCAGAGCCTGGTCGGGGAGAAGAACCGCAACCTGCAGCTTTTGGAAACGAAGCTCGGGGTGGCGGCCCATGTCCGTGGGAACAGCGTCCTGCTGGAGGGCGGGGACTGGGAGGTGGAGCTTGCC encodes:
- a CDS encoding A24 family peptidase encodes the protein MDHLANSPIIIHLCMTVILLIAAIYDYRIHKVPNLITFGTMVAGLSFHFIINGLDGLLFSVGGLGAGIGLFLLPYLMGVMGAGDTKLLGAIGAVLGAKSVVLVTLFTAVCGGIYAVILLAVKRDYARKALPSYATTLKTFFYTRQFSSAQSPSNAPKPKLFYGIAIAAGTFIFMLSEVTGYRLISW
- a CDS encoding Flp family type IVb pilin, whose amino-acid sequence is MSRLWSFLKDEEGVTAIEYGLIAALVAVGIIVALGALGDSLTGIFGDVSTALDTAG